The Candidatus Dormiibacterota bacterium sequence GCCGTGTGGATCGTGTCGCTCGGCCATCCCTGGGCGCCGTGGGTCAGCTACGCGGTGCTCCCCTACGAGGTGGTGTACCTGGCGCGGCTGCGGATCCCGCTGGTGGCCGGAGCCTTCCAGCGCCGTGACCCCTCCTACGGCATGTACCTGCTCGCCTTCCCGATGCAGCAGGCGGTGATCAGCATCGCCCGCGGCCACATCGCGCCGTTCACCCTCTTCCTCGTCTCCACGCCGCTGACGGTCTGCCTCGCGCTCGTCTCCTGGCACTTCGTCGAGGCGCCGGGGATGCGGATGCGGGGCACCCTGTCCCGGCAGCGGGTCCGCCTCGGCGCCCTCGCCGGAGCGGGCGGCCTGGTCCTTCCGCGCCGGATCATGGTGACCGCCGCGGCCGGCGCCATCGCCGGCGTCCTCGCCGCCCTCGGCGCCTACGGGATGGAGCGCGGCGCCGCTCCCGGCCAGGTGATCGCCTCGGCCGCCACCGTCGGCCGCCCCGCCACCATCGCAGCCTCGCCGGCGATCCTGGTGCCGCGCCTCCTGCCGATCACCGCCCGGCCGTTCACGGCCGCCGCCGCGGCACAGCGTCCGAAGCCGGTGCTCATCTACCTCCACGGCCTCGGCGAGTCGCCGCTGAAGCCGGCCCTGCCCGACCTGCTCAGCGCGGCGGCCGCGGACGGCTACCAGGTCATCTTCACCGACGAGGGCGGCCCGACCACCTGGGGGAACCGGGCCGCCGTCGCCGCCGTGATGGCGCTGAAGGCGAAGTACAGCCCGGACCGTCCGGTCACCCTGGTCGGCTGCTCGATGGGCACGCTCACCCTGCTCAGCTACGTCGCCGCCGCCGCGCCCGGCTCGGTGTCCGCCGCCGTCGGCCTGCTTCCCTTCAGCCACCTCCCGACCACCGAGCACCTGGACACGATCCTTCCGTCGGGCGCCACCAATCCCCCGCAGACGATCAACATCCCGTACCAGATGTGGTGGGGCACCAAGGACCTGCACGCCGGGCCGCCCACCATCCACGGCCCCCACGTCTCGTCGGTGCCGATGGTCGGGCTGGGCCACGACATCCCCATCCCCTACGACCTCCACGAGATCTTCAGCTTCCTCGACGGGTACCGCGCCCAGTAGCTGTGGCATCATCCCGCGGGATGGACAGCACCCCCTCGGTCGCGGTCCAGGTGGTGCTCCACCAGTCCTCCCGCTGGCTGCCCAGACTGGTCCGGGGCCTCGAGCTGCTCGAGTATCCGCGCGACCGGCTGCGGGTGCGGATGCTGAACAACAGCCCCGGCGACGAGAGCCGCGCCGTGCTCGACCGGCTGGCGCCCGACCTCGCGATCGAGTACGAGGACTCGGCCGGCGGCAACCTGGGGTTCGGCCGGGCGCACAACCTGCTCGCCGGCGGGGCGGATGCCGGCACCGACCTCCTGCTCCTGCTCAACCCCGACGCGATCCCCTTCCACGACTGCCTGCTGCGC is a genomic window containing:
- a CDS encoding alpha/beta fold hydrolase, yielding MSGDRRGLERSNNFTLIRVIAAALVIFDHSYRLVGQPPPLTAFLGYTDIGTIAVYTFFIMSGHLLLSSWKANPRWFLFFFKRFMRIMPGLAFALLFGALVVGPLMTTVPIGDYLHSSQTHEYVTQNLMLFHPLYDLPGVFGPGHNPFTAVNGSIWTLCYEVTLYFLVPVLGLVMLRRHRTAGTVVLLGLAALPWDRLGAMMPVTWLVTTYLEIFTRYFVVGAVLYAHRDRIPRRWFIALGLAAVWIVSLGHPWAPWVSYAVLPYEVVYLARLRIPLVAGAFQRRDPSYGMYLLAFPMQQAVISIARGHIAPFTLFLVSTPLTVCLALVSWHFVEAPGMRMRGTLSRQRVRLGALAGAGGLVLPRRIMVTAAAGAIAGVLAALGAYGMERGAAPGQVIASAATVGRPATIAASPAILVPRLLPITARPFTAAAAAQRPKPVLIYLHGLGESPLKPALPDLLSAAAADGYQVIFTDEGGPTTWGNRAAVAAVMALKAKYSPDRPVTLVGCSMGTLTLLSYVAAAAPGSVSAAVGLLPFSHLPTTEHLDTILPSGATNPPQTINIPYQMWWGTKDLHAGPPTIHGPHVSSVPMVGLGHDIPIPYDLHEIFSFLDGYRAQ